A genomic window from Sanguibacter antarcticus includes:
- a CDS encoding polyphosphate kinase 2 family protein — translation MSKSKHSKKSKHTKKSTSSKKTTSPKKVKSPDGWDASPTEVLRVGPGFSIDDFDRASTPGWSDGKKKAEDTLASYGKRLSELQERLFAEGRSGGSRSVLLVLQGMDTAGKGGIVRHVVGLVDPQGVQHRSFGAPTEEELAQNYLWRIRRALPEPGYLGVFDRSHYEDVLIVRVHDLVPEDVWSGRYDEINAFEAEIAAAGTTIIKVAMFVSLDEQKARLTERLDRPDKYWKFNPGDIDERLEWPRYQEAYQAILDKTSTEVAPWHVIPADHKWYARLAVSRLLLDALEGLDLGWPAADFDVEHERLRLAES, via the coding sequence ATGTCGAAGTCCAAGCACTCGAAGAAGTCCAAGCACACGAAAAAGTCCACGAGCTCGAAGAAGACGACGAGCCCGAAGAAGGTGAAGAGCCCCGACGGCTGGGACGCGTCACCGACCGAGGTGCTGCGGGTCGGGCCAGGATTCTCCATCGACGACTTCGACCGCGCCTCGACGCCCGGATGGTCGGACGGCAAGAAGAAGGCCGAGGACACCCTCGCGAGCTACGGAAAGCGGCTCTCCGAGCTCCAGGAACGACTGTTCGCCGAAGGACGCTCGGGCGGCTCACGGTCCGTGCTCCTCGTCCTGCAAGGCATGGACACCGCCGGCAAGGGCGGGATCGTGCGCCACGTGGTCGGGCTCGTCGACCCTCAAGGCGTCCAGCACCGCTCCTTCGGCGCGCCGACCGAAGAAGAGCTCGCTCAGAACTACCTGTGGCGGATCCGCCGCGCCCTGCCAGAGCCCGGCTACCTCGGGGTGTTCGACCGCTCGCACTACGAGGACGTGCTCATCGTCCGTGTGCACGATCTCGTCCCCGAAGACGTGTGGTCGGGCAGGTACGACGAGATCAACGCCTTCGAGGCGGAGATCGCTGCCGCCGGCACGACCATCATCAAGGTGGCCATGTTCGTCTCGCTCGACGAGCAGAAGGCTCGCCTCACCGAGCGCCTCGATCGCCCTGACAAGTACTGGAAGTTCAACCCGGGCGACATCGACGAGCGCCTGGAGTGGCCCCGGTACCAGGAGGCCTACCAGGCGATCCTCGACAAGACGAGCACCGAGGTCGCCCCGTGGCACGTCATCCCTGCCGACCACAAGTGGTACGCACGGCTGGCGGTCTCCCGCCTGCTGCTCGACGCCCTGGAGGGGCTCGACCTCGGCTGGCCCGCGGCAGACTTCGACGTCGAGCACGAACGCCTCCGGCTCGCCGAGAGCTGA
- a CDS encoding phosphotransferase enzyme family protein produces MPSTADAAPTNAPPSTCPATEEVLEGGGVTRVSRVGDTVRRPVRSWTPAVHELLHHLREDGFDGAPRALGLDEHGREILDYVPGEVGNYPLSAQVRSESALVSAGRLLRRFHDATTSALPRGLEGWQLGSLDPVEVLCHGDFAPYNCVFRDGEAVAIIDFDTVRPGPRSWDLAYALYRFAPLTRPENGDGFGSTSDQASRARQLLDAYGATAEQRAATVAMLVPRLQSLVDFMQAAADAGDAGFARHIADGHADLYLHDIAYIDAHADVWHRVVVD; encoded by the coding sequence GTGCCCTCCACCGCAGATGCAGCTCCGACGAACGCGCCGCCCTCGACCTGTCCCGCGACCGAAGAGGTCCTCGAGGGCGGCGGCGTCACGCGTGTCAGCCGCGTCGGTGACACCGTCAGGCGGCCCGTGCGCTCGTGGACGCCCGCCGTGCACGAGCTGCTGCACCACCTGCGCGAGGACGGCTTCGACGGAGCCCCGCGAGCGCTCGGTCTCGACGAGCACGGACGCGAGATCCTCGACTACGTGCCCGGCGAGGTGGGCAACTACCCGTTGTCTGCGCAGGTCCGCAGCGAGTCCGCGCTCGTCTCGGCGGGGCGCCTCCTGCGCCGGTTCCACGACGCCACCACGAGCGCCCTTCCTCGCGGCCTCGAGGGATGGCAGCTCGGCTCGCTCGACCCCGTAGAAGTTCTCTGCCACGGCGACTTCGCGCCCTACAACTGCGTCTTCCGCGACGGCGAGGCGGTCGCGATCATCGACTTCGACACCGTGCGTCCCGGGCCTCGTTCGTGGGACCTCGCCTACGCGCTCTACCGGTTCGCGCCCTTGACCCGACCGGAGAACGGGGACGGGTTCGGCAGCACGAGCGACCAGGCGAGTCGCGCCCGGCAGCTGCTCGACGCGTACGGTGCCACCGCGGAGCAGCGAGCCGCCACGGTCGCGATGCTCGTGCCGCGGCTGCAGTCCCTCGTGGACTTCATGCAGGCTGCCGCGGACGCAGGGGACGCAGGATTCGCCCGGCACATCGCCGACGGCCACGCCGACCTCTACCTCCACGACATCGCCTACATCGATGCCCACGCTGACGTGTGGCACCGGGTCGTCGTCGACTGA
- the treZ gene encoding malto-oligosyltrehalose trehalohydrolase, with protein MTAAENLSGTRAAVTAALGVWAPRADRVELVLPPAGGAEDVPRTDTVEDRVEMARDVALGDGWWSVPTARAEPLADDALYAFSIDGGPARPDPRSPRQPFGVHGPSQRFDATVHDWDDDAWPGVSVLGSVVYELHVGTFTAEGTFDSAIARLGYLADLGVDLVEVMPVAAFDGRHGWGYDGVDLFAVHEPYGGPAAFQRFVDAAHGHGLGVVLDVVYNHLGPTGNYTSTFGPYFSDDHHTPWGQGINLDGAGSSEVRRWIIDNALRWMRDFHVDALRLDAVHALVDDSTPHILAELSDAVEALSHELGRPLSLVAESDENDPRTVTPTAAGGRGMTAQWADDVHHAVHALLTGERHGYYVDFGPVAVLRKALVGAFVHDGDHSTFRGKAWGHPVPRDTDGHRFVAFASDHDQVGNRARGDRPSDTLDAGGLAMAAALVLTSPFTPMIFMGEEWGASTDWRFFADFTDADLARAVSEGRAREFSGHGWSEMYGDGFVVPDPQDPATRDASVLDWDELDRGEHARLLAWYRTLIDLRRSEPDIASGRLDATQVDGDDDSPVLEVLRGGVRVLLNRGHDTSVVPVTTGSVLLAGWNGARLDAHLDSPPRLHLPPRTVAVVRGAS; from the coding sequence ATGACTGCTGCCGAGAACCTCTCGGGTACGCGCGCGGCCGTCACGGCTGCCCTCGGTGTCTGGGCACCTCGCGCGGACCGCGTCGAGCTCGTGCTCCCACCCGCTGGAGGTGCCGAGGACGTACCCCGCACGGACACGGTGGAGGACCGGGTCGAGATGGCCCGCGACGTCGCGCTCGGAGACGGCTGGTGGTCGGTGCCGACCGCGCGCGCAGAGCCCCTCGCCGACGATGCTCTGTACGCCTTCAGCATCGACGGCGGACCGGCACGACCAGATCCTCGTAGCCCGCGCCAACCGTTCGGTGTCCACGGTCCGAGCCAGCGTTTTGACGCCACGGTGCACGACTGGGACGACGACGCATGGCCTGGGGTGAGCGTCCTGGGTTCGGTCGTCTACGAGCTGCACGTGGGCACGTTCACCGCCGAGGGGACGTTCGACTCCGCGATCGCCCGGCTGGGGTACCTCGCCGACCTCGGGGTGGACCTCGTCGAGGTCATGCCTGTCGCCGCGTTCGACGGCCGCCACGGCTGGGGCTATGACGGTGTGGACCTCTTCGCGGTCCACGAACCGTACGGAGGCCCGGCCGCGTTCCAGCGCTTCGTCGACGCGGCGCACGGCCACGGGCTCGGCGTGGTGCTCGACGTCGTCTACAACCACCTCGGACCGACGGGGAACTACACCTCGACGTTCGGGCCGTACTTCAGCGACGACCACCACACGCCGTGGGGCCAGGGCATCAACCTCGACGGAGCGGGATCGTCGGAGGTCCGCCGCTGGATCATCGACAACGCCCTACGGTGGATGCGGGACTTCCACGTCGACGCGCTCCGCCTCGATGCCGTGCACGCTCTCGTCGACGACTCGACGCCGCACATCCTCGCCGAGCTCTCCGACGCGGTCGAGGCCCTCTCCCACGAGCTGGGGCGTCCGCTGAGCCTCGTCGCGGAGTCGGACGAGAACGATCCGCGCACCGTCACGCCGACGGCTGCCGGCGGACGCGGCATGACCGCCCAGTGGGCCGACGACGTGCACCACGCGGTGCACGCGCTGCTCACAGGTGAGCGGCACGGCTACTACGTCGACTTCGGACCCGTCGCCGTCCTGCGCAAGGCCCTCGTGGGAGCGTTCGTCCACGACGGCGACCACTCGACGTTCCGCGGGAAGGCCTGGGGGCACCCTGTGCCGCGCGACACCGACGGGCACCGCTTCGTCGCGTTCGCGTCGGACCACGACCAGGTAGGCAACCGTGCGCGCGGCGACCGCCCGTCGGACACCCTCGACGCCGGCGGGCTGGCGATGGCTGCAGCCCTCGTCCTCACGTCGCCGTTCACCCCGATGATCTTCATGGGTGAGGAGTGGGGTGCGTCGACCGACTGGCGATTCTTCGCCGACTTCACCGACGCGGACCTCGCCCGAGCCGTGAGCGAAGGACGCGCCCGCGAGTTCTCGGGTCACGGGTGGAGCGAGATGTACGGGGACGGTTTCGTCGTCCCCGACCCGCAGGACCCAGCCACCAGGGATGCGAGCGTCCTGGACTGGGACGAGCTGGACCGGGGCGAGCACGCTCGCCTGCTCGCCTGGTACCGCACACTCATCGACCTTCGTCGATCCGAGCCCGACATCGCATCGGGACGGCTCGATGCGACCCAGGTCGACGGAGACGACGACTCCCCCGTCCTCGAGGTGCTCCGTGGTGGGGTCCGCGTGCTGCTCAACCGCGGGCACGACACCTCGGTCGTGCCCGTGACGACCGGCTCGGTGCTCCTCGCCGGGTGGAACGGTGCACGGCTCGACGCGCACCTCGATTCCCCGCCACGCCTGCACCTGCCGCCCCGCACGGTGGCAGTCGTCCGAGGCGCGAGCTAG
- the treY gene encoding malto-oligosyltrehalose synthase, with protein MSDPQTPGQPETTTQGERVSSRRAPSPGKVVPVSTYRLQLGADLTFDDVAARTGYYASLGVTHLYLSPILAAAPGSTHGYDVVDHLRVSDVLGGRAGLDRLAAVAHEAGLGLVLDIVPNHMAVPTPAWHNAALWSVLSEGPESRFARWFDVDWSGGEGALLMPVLGGRIGDVLASGDLTVEVEEIPGCDGEQTVLRYFDHVFPVRKGTESLPLAELVDRQFYRIAHWRVGDEELNYRRFFDVGTLAAIRVEDPEVFDETHALILELLDEGIVDGLRIDHPDGLADPSGYLSRLAEKSGGAWVSVEKILAGEEEVPRDWETVGTTGYEGLWRLQSTFVEPTGESRLASLMHRITGDEGDDLPEVVETSKREIVHGPLYAEVHRLTDLAAAICRDDPRLRDHTWRALNECFVELLVAFDRYRAYVVPGADTRRESVQAMEAAAAVARAHVDAVRQETLDMLVDLLLGKETGSAGRRRETRRDELVIRFQQVCGAVMAKGVEDTAFYRWMHLTSLCEVGGEPARFAVSTDDWHAFAERFATQTPLAQTTGSTHDTKRNEDTRARLGVLSEFAEEWAALVDALQAHTAPSRSRLLDGRTEYLVWQTIAGTWGLDGPITAERLTTYLLKAVREAKTWTTWTEPVEAYEDAVMNLARRALEDPVVVGLFDAWTERTASAVRAASLGIKLVQLTMPGVADVYQGTELFRPTLVDPDNRQPIDADDLVERLGRLDAGSNPRDLSEEKLLVTAAALRVRRSYPGAFIGPDAGYRPLAASSGCVLTFARTEGDGPRVVTLATRGAGSLQRLGGWREHTVTLPEGRWRDVLTDRVLDGGHQQIAPLLETYPVALLIPETES; from the coding sequence ATGTCAGACCCGCAGACACCTGGACAGCCCGAGACGACGACCCAGGGCGAGCGGGTGTCCAGCCGTCGCGCTCCGTCGCCGGGCAAGGTGGTGCCCGTCTCGACGTATCGCCTGCAGCTGGGTGCGGACCTGACGTTCGACGACGTCGCTGCGCGGACGGGGTACTACGCGTCACTAGGAGTGACGCACCTGTACCTGTCACCGATCCTCGCGGCGGCGCCAGGGTCTACGCACGGCTACGACGTCGTGGACCACCTGCGGGTGAGCGACGTGCTCGGTGGGCGGGCCGGTCTCGACCGGCTCGCCGCCGTCGCGCACGAGGCCGGCCTCGGCCTCGTGCTGGACATCGTCCCCAACCACATGGCGGTCCCGACCCCCGCGTGGCACAACGCCGCGCTGTGGTCGGTACTCTCCGAAGGGCCGGAGTCACGGTTCGCGCGGTGGTTCGACGTCGACTGGTCGGGCGGCGAGGGTGCGCTCCTCATGCCCGTGCTCGGCGGTCGCATCGGCGACGTGCTCGCGTCCGGCGACCTGACGGTCGAGGTCGAGGAGATCCCTGGGTGCGACGGCGAGCAGACCGTCCTGCGGTACTTCGACCACGTGTTCCCCGTGCGGAAGGGGACGGAGTCGCTCCCCCTCGCGGAGCTCGTCGACCGCCAGTTCTACCGGATCGCCCACTGGCGGGTCGGTGACGAGGAGCTCAACTACCGACGGTTCTTCGACGTGGGCACCCTGGCAGCGATCCGGGTCGAGGACCCTGAGGTCTTCGACGAGACGCACGCACTGATCCTCGAGCTGCTCGACGAGGGCATCGTCGACGGGCTGCGCATCGATCACCCGGACGGGCTCGCCGACCCGTCGGGGTACCTCAGCCGTCTCGCAGAGAAGTCGGGCGGCGCGTGGGTGTCCGTCGAGAAGATCCTCGCGGGCGAGGAGGAGGTCCCGCGCGACTGGGAGACCGTCGGGACCACCGGCTACGAAGGGTTGTGGCGGCTCCAGTCCACGTTCGTCGAACCGACGGGCGAGTCTCGGCTGGCCAGCCTCATGCACCGGATCACCGGCGACGAGGGCGACGACCTGCCCGAGGTCGTGGAGACCTCGAAGCGAGAGATCGTCCACGGCCCTCTGTACGCCGAGGTCCACCGTCTGACCGACCTGGCGGCCGCCATCTGCCGCGACGACCCTCGTCTGCGCGACCACACCTGGCGCGCGCTCAACGAGTGCTTCGTCGAGCTCCTCGTCGCGTTCGACCGGTACCGCGCCTACGTGGTCCCTGGTGCGGACACGCGCCGGGAGTCCGTGCAGGCCATGGAAGCGGCTGCGGCTGTCGCTCGGGCCCACGTCGACGCCGTGCGCCAGGAGACGCTCGACATGCTCGTCGACCTGCTCCTGGGCAAGGAGACCGGTTCGGCCGGTCGTCGACGCGAGACACGACGCGACGAGCTCGTCATCCGTTTCCAGCAGGTGTGCGGTGCCGTCATGGCCAAGGGCGTCGAGGACACGGCGTTCTACCGCTGGATGCACCTGACGTCCCTCTGCGAGGTCGGTGGCGAGCCTGCACGCTTCGCGGTGAGCACCGACGACTGGCACGCGTTCGCAGAACGCTTTGCGACCCAGACACCACTCGCACAGACGACCGGCTCGACCCACGACACCAAGCGCAACGAAGACACACGGGCCCGGCTCGGCGTCTTGTCCGAGTTCGCCGAGGAGTGGGCGGCGCTCGTCGACGCCCTCCAGGCGCACACGGCTCCGTCGCGGAGCAGGTTGCTCGACGGGCGGACCGAGTATCTCGTGTGGCAGACGATCGCGGGCACGTGGGGCCTCGACGGACCAATCACGGCCGAGCGCCTGACGACGTACCTGCTCAAGGCGGTCCGTGAGGCGAAGACGTGGACGACGTGGACCGAGCCCGTCGAGGCGTACGAGGACGCGGTCATGAACCTTGCGCGTCGTGCGCTCGAGGACCCTGTGGTCGTCGGGCTCTTCGACGCGTGGACCGAGCGCACCGCGAGCGCTGTCCGGGCGGCGAGCCTCGGGATCAAGCTCGTCCAGCTGACGATGCCCGGGGTGGCGGACGTCTACCAGGGCACGGAGCTGTTCCGCCCGACGCTGGTCGATCCTGACAACCGTCAGCCGATCGACGCCGACGACCTCGTCGAGCGGCTCGGGCGTCTCGATGCCGGGAGCAACCCTCGGGACCTCTCCGAGGAGAAGCTGCTCGTCACCGCTGCGGCCTTGCGGGTCCGCCGCTCCTACCCCGGGGCGTTCATCGGTCCGGACGCCGGGTACCGGCCGCTCGCAGCCTCGTCCGGATGCGTCCTGACGTTCGCGCGGACCGAGGGGGACGGCCCACGGGTCGTCACGCTCGCGACGCGGGGTGCCGGGAGCCTGCAGCGGCTCGGCGGCTGGCGGGAGCACACGGTGACGCTGCCTGAGGGACGATGGCGGGACGTGCTCACCGACCGTGTGCTCGACGGCGGTCACCAGCAGATCGCCCCGCTGCTCGAGACCTACCCTGTCGCCCTCCTCATCCCGGAGACCGAGTCATGA